From the Caldalkalibacillus uzonensis genome, one window contains:
- a CDS encoding alkaline phosphatase family protein codes for MKKIIFLMVDSLMPAILEKGFQKRIIPALQFLRERGQYRADCVTVFPTMTASVDSSLATGVYPNVHKVPSLIWYDPVQKEIINYINGYKCVSRLGLGKCARNVLLNLNEKHLSRSVKTIFEELAGLGLTSASINLIIHRGLASHKLHLPVYMKWISGIKGEPTVSGPEILTLGAIAYPALLQHKLKSYAIGLTKLCGINDDFAIDVSAELIKQGKQPDFMLIYLPDNDHKIHKKSPQHGELPLIQVDQQLQKLLNAYGSWEKALQENIIIVSSDHGQTHVGTEEDYNIDMDHLLHDYRVLQLGEEVSDDHHLVVCNNERMAYLYPLQPGIDKKIVALLKAEARIDLIAWKEDNQVVVMEGGSGREMSFKPNGPFVDPYGSTWTLTGDLAVMDISLKGQKIEYGDYPDGLARLYGALFSQDFPLIVITARPRFEFKSRYYPTHNNGGSHGSLHKWDSLIPLIVAGDESGSSLPSRLVDFKGYILNLFKSHYFQ; via the coding sequence ATGAAAAAAATCATTTTCTTAATGGTTGACTCACTGATGCCTGCTATCCTGGAAAAAGGCTTTCAAAAACGAATCATTCCCGCCCTTCAGTTTTTAAGGGAGCGTGGGCAATACCGTGCCGATTGTGTCACTGTTTTTCCCACCATGACCGCCTCTGTGGACAGCTCCCTGGCCACAGGCGTGTACCCCAATGTACATAAAGTGCCAAGTTTAATTTGGTATGATCCTGTACAAAAAGAGATTATTAATTACATCAATGGTTATAAGTGTGTGTCCAGATTGGGCTTGGGCAAATGTGCTCGAAATGTACTGCTCAATTTAAATGAAAAGCATTTGAGCCGCAGCGTAAAAACCATTTTTGAAGAACTGGCCGGACTGGGATTAACCTCAGCCAGTATTAACCTGATTATTCACCGCGGCTTAGCCAGTCACAAACTGCACCTGCCTGTTTATATGAAATGGATCTCAGGAATTAAAGGTGAACCAACCGTAAGCGGGCCCGAGATTTTGACGCTTGGTGCAATCGCTTACCCTGCCCTCTTGCAACATAAGCTAAAAAGCTATGCCATTGGTTTGACCAAATTATGCGGAATCAATGACGACTTTGCCATTGATGTCAGTGCCGAGCTGATCAAGCAAGGAAAACAGCCTGATTTTATGCTGATTTATCTTCCTGATAACGATCATAAAATTCACAAAAAAAGCCCTCAACATGGTGAACTGCCGCTGATTCAAGTTGACCAGCAGTTACAAAAACTGTTAAATGCGTACGGATCATGGGAGAAAGCTTTGCAAGAGAATATTATCATCGTCAGCAGTGACCATGGTCAAACACATGTGGGTACAGAGGAAGATTACAATATTGATATGGATCACCTGTTACATGATTATCGTGTTTTGCAACTTGGAGAAGAGGTAAGCGACGATCACCATCTGGTGGTCTGCAACAATGAACGGATGGCCTACCTTTACCCCTTGCAACCCGGGATTGATAAAAAAATTGTCGCGTTATTGAAAGCAGAAGCCCGTATCGATCTCATCGCCTGGAAAGAAGACAATCAAGTTGTTGTCATGGAAGGCGGTTCAGGAAGAGAAATGAGCTTTAAGCCCAATGGGCCTTTTGTTGATCCTTATGGGAGCACTTGGACTCTAACGGGGGATTTGGCCGTGATGGACATAAGCTTAAAAGGACAAAAGATCGAATACGGCGACTATCCCGATGGACTGGCCCGGCTATACGGTGCTCTGTTCTCACAGGATTTTCCGCTGATTGTCATTACCGCCCGGCCGAGATTTGAATTTAAAAGCCGATACTATCCCACGCATAATAACGGCGGCAGCCATGGCTCCCTGCACAAATGGGACTCCCTCATACCCTTGATTGTTGCCGGAGATGAATCAGGGAGTTCGCTTCCCTCCAGACTTGTCGATTTCAAAGGATACATTCTCAACTTGTTCAAATCCCATTATTTTCAATAA
- a CDS encoding sigma-54 interaction domain-containing protein, translating into MHIKRYGWIHRLLIKLTNRVKEAEKELDLYKTALEHAYEGVVMVDKEGYITSINETYASFLGTTIDEVIGKHVTEVIENTRMHIVVKTGVPELTEVQHIKGGQMIAHRIPIKNNKGEVVAAVGKVLFQDVDDLFTMNAKFEKLKTELEHYKRELNRRVGAKYSFNQIIGQSPQLNEVKELARNVSSSPATVLLVGESGTGKELFAHAIHQESKRAYGPFIRVNCAAIPETLFESELFGYKEGSFTGARKTGKKGKFALAHKGTIFLDEISEMPLNMQVKLLRVLQEKEIEPVGADVPEPVDVRVIAATNKNLEELVAQGKFRQDLYYRLNVITLEIPPLRERKEDIPLMVKHILQELRKETGIKVTGISEKAERLLMAYDWPGNVRELRNVLERALYVKKGEQITEMDLPPLLLKQSGPSSGQHVAPKTLKELLEEKEAEIIQRVLAEEGNDKLATAQRLGISKSSIYAKLNKYNRE; encoded by the coding sequence ATGCACATCAAACGTTACGGATGGATTCACCGTCTACTTATTAAGCTGACCAATAGAGTAAAAGAAGCAGAAAAAGAGCTGGATTTGTACAAGACCGCCCTGGAACATGCCTATGAAGGTGTGGTCATGGTGGACAAAGAAGGTTATATTACCTCTATCAATGAAACGTATGCCTCATTCCTGGGCACAACTATCGATGAGGTCATTGGCAAGCATGTCACTGAAGTAATCGAAAATACAAGGATGCATATCGTAGTCAAAACAGGTGTTCCCGAACTGACTGAAGTCCAACATATCAAAGGCGGACAGATGATTGCCCATCGCATTCCGATCAAAAACAACAAAGGGGAAGTGGTGGCCGCCGTAGGTAAAGTATTGTTTCAAGATGTGGATGATTTGTTTACCATGAATGCTAAATTTGAAAAACTGAAAACTGAACTGGAACACTATAAAAGGGAATTAAACCGGCGAGTTGGGGCCAAATATTCCTTTAACCAAATTATTGGCCAAAGTCCCCAACTGAATGAGGTAAAGGAATTGGCCCGCAATGTGTCCAGCAGCCCGGCCACAGTTTTGCTTGTGGGGGAAAGCGGAACAGGGAAGGAGCTCTTTGCCCATGCCATTCATCAGGAGAGCAAGAGAGCTTATGGCCCTTTTATCCGGGTCAACTGTGCCGCCATTCCTGAAACATTGTTTGAATCGGAGCTGTTTGGCTACAAAGAAGGCTCCTTTACCGGCGCCCGGAAAACGGGGAAAAAAGGAAAGTTTGCTTTAGCACATAAAGGAACAATTTTTTTGGATGAAATCAGTGAAATGCCGTTAAACATGCAGGTCAAATTGCTGCGGGTTTTGCAGGAGAAAGAAATTGAGCCAGTGGGAGCAGACGTGCCTGAGCCTGTCGATGTACGGGTGATTGCCGCCACGAACAAAAATCTGGAGGAACTTGTGGCCCAAGGGAAGTTTCGTCAAGATCTCTATTACCGTTTAAATGTGATCACCTTGGAGATTCCGCCTTTACGGGAGCGGAAAGAGGATATTCCGCTCATGGTAAAACATATTTTGCAGGAGCTGAGAAAAGAAACGGGCATTAAAGTAACAGGCATATCAGAAAAGGCGGAACGCTTGTTGATGGCTTACGACTGGCCGGGGAATGTCCGCGAGTTGCGCAACGTACTGGAGCGAGCTCTATATGTGAAGAAGGGAGAGCAGATCACAGAAATGGACCTTCCGCCTTTATTGCTTAAACAGTCTGGTCCTTCCTCCGGTCAGCATGTGGCTCCCAAAACCTTAAAGGAACTGTTGGAAGAGAAGGAGGCGGAAATTATTCAGCGTGTACTGGCTGAGGAGGGGAATGATAAACTGGCCACGGCCCAACGACTTGGTATAAGTAAATCAAGTATATATGCAAAATTGAATAAGTACAACAGGGAGTGA
- the odhB gene encoding 2-oxoglutarate dehydrogenase complex dihydrolipoyllysine-residue succinyltransferase, with translation MMEVKVPELAESISEGTIVKWLKTEGDPVKQGDILLELETDKVNLEINAEHDGILRERLKQEGDTVTVGEVIARLDRGAAGEDQGPDGVPEEAQVEEGPAVKEEVGRMKPEDREGTLGRKRLATPAARRWARQQGIDLGQVESLDPLGRIHAADINNQEKASARAEDGQERAGTEKPAQKPIQPESVPFTELVTDEAKPVERIRMSRRRQTIAKRLVEAQQTAAMLTTFNEVDMTAILELRKRRKESFYKEHGVRLGFMSFFTKAVIGALKKFPLLNAEIQGDEILVKKYYDIGVAVSTDEGLVVPVVRNADKLSFAEIEREIASLADKARQNKLSIKDLQGGTFTITNGGVFGSLLSTPILNPPQVGILGMHKIQTRPVTVDDEHMENRPMMYIALSYDHRIVDGKEAVSFLVKVKELLEDPETLLLEG, from the coding sequence ATAATGGAGGTCAAAGTGCCTGAACTGGCCGAATCAATCAGTGAGGGAACCATAGTTAAGTGGCTCAAAACAGAAGGGGATCCGGTCAAGCAGGGAGATATCCTGCTTGAGCTGGAAACAGATAAAGTCAATTTGGAAATCAACGCTGAGCATGATGGTATCTTGCGGGAGCGTCTCAAACAAGAAGGTGATACAGTCACGGTGGGCGAAGTGATTGCCCGCCTGGATAGAGGAGCAGCTGGAGAGGATCAAGGCCCGGATGGCGTACCGGAAGAAGCTCAGGTTGAAGAAGGACCAGCTGTAAAAGAAGAGGTCGGAAGAATGAAGCCTGAAGACCGGGAGGGAACCCTCGGCAGGAAGCGTCTGGCCACGCCTGCTGCCCGCCGGTGGGCACGCCAGCAGGGTATTGATCTGGGACAAGTTGAAAGCCTTGATCCCTTAGGCCGGATCCATGCAGCAGATATTAACAACCAAGAGAAAGCATCAGCCAGAGCAGAGGACGGACAGGAGAGGGCCGGAACAGAGAAACCGGCTCAAAAACCGATTCAACCGGAAAGCGTACCATTCACAGAACTGGTAACAGATGAAGCCAAACCGGTGGAACGGATCCGTATGTCCCGCCGCAGGCAGACTATTGCCAAGCGTTTGGTTGAAGCGCAACAAACAGCTGCCATGCTCACCACCTTTAATGAAGTGGATATGACCGCCATTCTGGAACTGCGTAAACGGCGCAAGGAATCCTTTTATAAAGAACACGGGGTCAGATTGGGTTTTATGTCTTTCTTCACCAAAGCAGTCATCGGTGCCTTGAAAAAATTCCCCTTGTTAAATGCAGAGATTCAAGGGGACGAGATCTTGGTCAAAAAATATTATGACATCGGTGTCGCTGTTTCCACCGATGAGGGTCTGGTGGTTCCTGTAGTGCGCAATGCCGACAAACTCAGCTTCGCGGAAATCGAACGGGAGATTGCCTCGCTCGCAGATAAGGCCCGTCAAAACAAACTGAGCATTAAGGACTTGCAGGGAGGGACATTTACCATTACCAATGGCGGGGTGTTCGGCTCTCTTCTGTCCACCCCGATTCTCAATCCCCCGCAGGTGGGTATTTTGGGCATGCACAAAATCCAAACCCGTCCTGTCACTGTTGATGATGAGCACATGGAAAACCGCCCCATGATGTATATTGCCCTCTCTTATGACCATCGCATTGTGGACGGAAAAGAAGCGGTCAGCTTCTTGGTCAAGGTGAAAGAGTTGCTGGAAGATCCCGAAACGCTGCTGTTGGAGGGATAG
- a CDS encoding 3-hydroxybutyrate dehydrogenase codes for MKGKVLFITGAASGIGLAIAEAFARHGARVMISDINGAKAQEEAARLAKEGCSVLGITCNVCEEHELKAALEHTVETYGQVDILINNAGMQHVSFIESFPTETFEKMVRLMLTAPFMAIKYVFPMMKKQQFGRIINIASINGLIGFAGKAAYNSAKHGVIGLTKVAALEGAEHGITVNALCPGYVDTPLVRNQLEDLARTRQVSLDEVLEEVIYPLVPQKRLLQVEEIAHHALFLASSKAQGITGQTVVIDGGYTAQ; via the coding sequence GTGAAAGGCAAAGTTTTATTTATTACAGGAGCGGCAAGTGGTATCGGCTTGGCTATTGCTGAAGCTTTTGCCCGTCACGGGGCCCGTGTCATGATCAGTGATATTAACGGGGCAAAAGCGCAGGAAGAAGCAGCCCGGCTGGCCAAAGAAGGTTGCTCAGTCCTCGGTATCACTTGCAATGTGTGTGAAGAGCACGAATTAAAGGCGGCGCTTGAACATACAGTAGAAACGTATGGACAAGTCGATATTCTGATCAACAATGCGGGGATGCAGCACGTCTCCTTCATTGAATCGTTCCCCACAGAGACATTCGAAAAAATGGTCCGGTTGATGTTAACTGCACCGTTTATGGCCATCAAATATGTGTTTCCCATGATGAAAAAACAACAGTTTGGCCGCATTATTAATATTGCCTCGATTAACGGGCTGATTGGATTCGCTGGAAAGGCGGCCTACAACAGTGCCAAACATGGTGTGATCGGACTGACCAAAGTGGCTGCCCTGGAAGGGGCCGAACACGGCATAACGGTCAATGCGTTGTGTCCAGGATATGTGGATACGCCACTGGTCCGCAACCAATTGGAAGACTTGGCCCGGACGCGTCAGGTTTCCCTGGATGAAGTGCTGGAGGAAGTGATTTATCCTCTCGTTCCTCAAAAAAGGCTGTTACAGGTGGAGGAGATTGCCCATCATGCCCTCTTTCTGGCCAGCTCAAAAGCACAAGGAATAACCGGTCAGACGGTGGTGATTGACGGGGGTTATACGGCTCAGTAG
- a CDS encoding 2-oxoglutarate dehydrogenase E1 component: protein MPAEDMENRRRWERAFGVNLGYIYDRYEQYVDDPDSAEPELRTLFEQWGPPPSVDHGHQPVRDRKRERGSPQTSAYQMEKAVAAMQLAQHIRTYGHLEAKIDPLHEGETEHVSLLDPSAYGLTEEDLRALPAAAVWPEAPDRMETAWDALNHLKQVYTESLAYQFTHVHDPEERKWLCRWVETGRAHETLTGEEKVALLNRLIEVEVFEQFLHRKFVGQKRFSIEGLDALVPMLDELISQGVHSGIEHVMIGMAHRGRLNVLAHVLGKPYELIFSEFHHSPNKDLVPSEGSVGINYGWTGDVKYHLGGKRAIREDNVVWTRLTLANNPSHLEFVNPVVEGFTRAAQEERTKRGYPEQDVNKAFAILIHGDAAFPGEGIVAETLNLSQLRGYHTGGTIHIIANNRLGFTTEERDARSTKYASDLAKGFEIPIVHVNADDPEACLAAVRLAYAYRQRFHKDFLIDLIGYRRFGHNEADDPAVTQPKMYAKIQHHPSVRVQYAQTLIKEGLVTEDLIKAKENKAVERLEAAYQRAKYKKEAEPLDLDPPEVLSGSLPDINTSVPLDTLRTINRDLLNWPEGFTVYPKLRRILERRANALADDGKVDWALAETLAFATILHDGIPIRLTGQDTERGTFAHRHLVLHDSKTGESLSPLHVIPQARASFAIYNSPLTETAVLGFEYGYSVFTQDTLVLWEAQFGDFANVAQVIVDQFISAGRAKWGERSNLVMLLPHGYEGQGPEHSSARLERFLQLAAENNWFVANVTKAAQYFHLLRRQALLSGREEERPLVIMTPKSLIRNPRAASLPKFFSGGRFYPVLEQPGLGQRPDRVERLILCSGKIAVELEEKLEKAEDNMDWLHIVRVEELYPFPKQDIQKIIQRYQGLQEIVWVQEEPRNMGAWRYMEPHLLELAGEIPVLYIGRPDRSSTSEGLHEAHKKEQERIVQQALKR, encoded by the coding sequence ATGCCTGCTGAGGATATGGAGAATCGACGCCGTTGGGAACGGGCATTTGGGGTGAATCTGGGTTATATTTACGATCGATATGAACAGTACGTTGATGATCCTGACTCAGCTGAACCAGAGCTGAGAACCTTATTTGAACAGTGGGGACCGCCACCTTCGGTTGACCACGGTCATCAGCCCGTACGGGATAGGAAAAGAGAAAGAGGGTCGCCACAAACAAGTGCATACCAAATGGAAAAAGCGGTAGCTGCCATGCAGTTGGCCCAGCATATTCGTACATACGGCCACTTGGAAGCCAAAATTGACCCGTTGCACGAGGGAGAGACGGAGCACGTTTCCCTGCTTGATCCATCTGCTTACGGCCTGACTGAAGAAGATCTGCGCGCGTTGCCCGCAGCCGCCGTATGGCCAGAAGCGCCGGACAGGATGGAAACAGCTTGGGATGCCCTTAACCACTTGAAGCAAGTCTATACTGAATCCCTGGCTTACCAATTTACCCATGTTCATGATCCTGAAGAACGCAAGTGGCTTTGCCGCTGGGTGGAAACGGGCCGGGCACATGAGACACTGACTGGTGAAGAAAAGGTGGCGCTGCTGAACAGATTGATTGAAGTGGAAGTGTTTGAACAATTTTTGCACCGCAAATTTGTAGGGCAAAAGCGCTTTTCCATTGAAGGGTTGGATGCGCTGGTGCCCATGTTGGATGAGCTGATCAGCCAAGGCGTGCACAGCGGTATTGAGCACGTCATGATCGGTATGGCCCACCGCGGGCGGCTGAACGTGCTGGCCCATGTACTGGGCAAACCTTATGAGCTGATTTTTTCCGAGTTTCATCATTCCCCCAACAAAGATTTGGTGCCGTCTGAGGGTTCGGTCGGCATAAACTACGGCTGGACCGGAGACGTGAAATACCATCTGGGAGGAAAACGGGCCATCCGGGAGGATAATGTGGTTTGGACACGGTTGACCTTGGCTAATAATCCCAGTCATTTAGAGTTTGTGAACCCAGTGGTTGAAGGCTTCACCAGGGCTGCACAGGAAGAACGGACAAAGAGGGGCTACCCCGAGCAGGATGTCAACAAAGCGTTTGCTATTCTGATTCACGGCGACGCGGCTTTTCCGGGCGAAGGGATTGTGGCGGAGACTCTAAATTTAAGTCAGCTGCGCGGCTATCATACAGGTGGCACGATTCACATTATTGCCAACAACCGTCTGGGCTTCACCACCGAAGAACGGGATGCCCGGTCCACCAAGTATGCCAGTGACCTGGCCAAGGGATTTGAGATTCCCATTGTCCATGTTAATGCTGATGATCCTGAAGCGTGTTTGGCTGCTGTCCGGCTGGCTTACGCCTACCGCCAGCGTTTTCACAAGGATTTTCTGATTGACTTGATCGGTTACCGCCGTTTTGGACACAATGAGGCTGACGATCCGGCGGTGACCCAGCCCAAAATGTATGCTAAAATTCAGCACCATCCCAGCGTCCGTGTGCAATACGCACAGACCTTGATCAAGGAAGGATTGGTCACAGAAGATCTTATCAAAGCAAAGGAAAACAAGGCTGTGGAGAGATTAGAAGCGGCTTATCAACGGGCTAAGTATAAGAAGGAAGCTGAACCTCTTGATTTGGATCCACCGGAAGTGTTGAGCGGATCCCTGCCTGATATTAACACCAGTGTCCCGCTGGATACACTTAGGACGATTAACCGTGATTTGCTGAACTGGCCCGAAGGATTTACGGTTTATCCGAAATTAAGACGGATTCTGGAACGGAGGGCCAATGCCCTGGCTGATGACGGCAAAGTGGATTGGGCACTGGCTGAGACGCTGGCTTTTGCCACGATCCTGCATGACGGTATTCCGATCCGGCTAACCGGTCAGGATACGGAACGGGGCACGTTTGCCCACCGCCATTTGGTTTTGCATGACAGCAAAACGGGAGAATCCCTTTCTCCTCTCCATGTTATACCCCAAGCCCGCGCTTCGTTTGCCATTTATAACAGTCCACTTACTGAAACAGCGGTGCTGGGCTTTGAGTATGGCTACAGTGTATTTACCCAAGATACCTTGGTCCTGTGGGAAGCCCAATTTGGTGACTTTGCCAATGTAGCCCAAGTGATAGTTGACCAATTTATATCGGCTGGCCGGGCCAAATGGGGTGAACGATCCAATCTGGTCATGCTTTTGCCGCACGGCTATGAAGGGCAGGGTCCGGAACATTCCAGCGCCCGGCTGGAACGTTTCTTGCAATTGGCCGCCGAAAATAACTGGTTTGTCGCTAACGTGACCAAAGCGGCCCAATACTTCCACCTTTTGCGCCGTCAAGCCCTGTTATCAGGGCGTGAAGAAGAGCGGCCGCTGGTCATTATGACTCCCAAGAGCCTGATTCGCAACCCGCGGGCGGCCTCTCTCCCCAAGTTCTTCAGTGGGGGCAGGTTTTACCCCGTACTAGAACAGCCAGGCTTGGGTCAACGTCCTGACCGTGTCGAGCGCCTCATTTTGTGCAGCGGCAAAATTGCGGTGGAGTTAGAGGAAAAGTTGGAGAAAGCAGAGGATAACATGGATTGGCTGCATATTGTGCGTGTAGAGGAGCTCTATCCTTTTCCCAAACAAGACATCCAAAAGATCATTCAACGTTACCAGGGATTGCAAGAGATCGTCTGGGTGCAGGAAGAACCGCGCAATATGGGGGCTTGGCGTTATATGGAGCCTCATCTCTTGGAGTTGGCGGGGGAGATTCCTGTCCTTTACATCGGGCGTCCGGACCGCTCCAGCACGTCAGAAGGTTTACATGAAGCCCACAAGAAAGAGCAGGAACGGATTGTACAACAGGCCTTGAAACGCTAA
- a CDS encoding GntP family permease → MLSMIGLIGGLALLILLTMRGMNLLIAAPLCALFLAVFSGIPLFPQLAEEGEASLVGSYMQGFSGFVASWFLMFLLGSIFGKVMEDAGAADSVAKWVVDRLGVKYAVLAVVTACAILTYGGVSLFVVAFSVYPMALGLFKQANLPRRFIPAALAFGSVTFTMTSAGSPEIQNWIPIPYLGTSPYAAWEVSLIVAVFMAVFGYWWLKKMIAKAVARGESFEERPNDPKVDQDHLPKPVMGLIPLLVVLVVAFIFHDSLEHSALILALLSGVIATWLCNRRYLKNVWESASAGTLGALVAIANTAAVVGFGSVARESAAFQIAVDAITHLPGDPLIGAAIAISVIAGLTGSASGGQAIALPILAPTYLDMGVNPDQLHRVVAISSGALDSLPHNGYVVTTIRAICEETHKEAYPAVAAVTVITPLLGVILAILLFSLGL, encoded by the coding sequence ATGCTGAGTATGATTGGCCTGATTGGCGGATTAGCTTTACTTATTTTGTTAACGATGCGGGGAATGAATCTGCTCATCGCAGCCCCGTTGTGTGCCTTATTTCTGGCCGTGTTCAGCGGTATCCCTTTGTTTCCCCAATTGGCGGAGGAGGGAGAGGCAAGTCTGGTTGGCAGTTATATGCAAGGCTTTTCTGGATTTGTTGCTTCATGGTTTCTTATGTTTTTGCTGGGTTCTATTTTTGGGAAGGTGATGGAAGATGCGGGAGCAGCCGACAGTGTCGCCAAATGGGTGGTTGACCGCTTAGGCGTGAAGTATGCCGTTTTAGCAGTTGTAACGGCCTGCGCGATTTTAACCTATGGCGGAGTCAGTTTGTTCGTAGTGGCTTTTTCCGTCTACCCTATGGCCTTGGGATTATTTAAACAGGCCAATTTGCCTAGGCGGTTTATCCCTGCTGCTCTTGCTTTCGGATCCGTCACGTTTACGATGACATCGGCTGGTTCACCGGAGATTCAAAACTGGATCCCTATTCCTTACTTGGGGACCAGCCCTTATGCTGCCTGGGAAGTCAGTTTAATTGTAGCTGTGTTCATGGCTGTTTTTGGCTACTGGTGGCTGAAGAAAATGATAGCTAAAGCAGTGGCTAGGGGAGAAAGTTTTGAAGAACGGCCTAATGATCCCAAGGTCGATCAAGATCACCTTCCCAAGCCTGTGATGGGACTCATACCTCTGCTTGTGGTCCTGGTCGTCGCCTTTATCTTTCATGATTCCCTGGAACATTCAGCGCTCATTCTGGCCTTATTGAGCGGTGTGATCGCCACTTGGCTATGTAACCGCCGCTACTTAAAAAACGTATGGGAATCAGCTTCGGCGGGTACGCTCGGTGCTTTGGTGGCCATTGCCAATACGGCAGCTGTGGTCGGTTTTGGTTCGGTGGCCAGGGAGTCGGCAGCGTTTCAGATAGCGGTAGATGCCATCACCCACCTGCCCGGCGACCCGCTCATTGGTGCGGCCATTGCCATCAGTGTCATTGCCGGACTGACCGGATCTGCTTCCGGCGGCCAGGCCATTGCTTTGCCCATCTTGGCGCCCACTTACTTGGACATGGGCGTTAATCCTGATCAGCTGCACCGCGTAGTGGCGATCTCCTCCGGCGCCTTGGATTCACTGCCCCACAACGGTTATGTGGTCACCACGATCCGGGCCATCTGTGAGGAGACTCATAAAGAGGCTTATCCGGCAGTTGCAGCTGTGACGGTCATTACACCGCTCTTAGGAGTGATCTTGGCCATCCTCTTATTCTCATTGGGTTTATAG